One Tolypothrix bouteillei VB521301 DNA window includes the following coding sequences:
- a CDS encoding acetate--CoA ligase family protein, translated as MVQDRVAEPIRVNARKTDAFDIFNFKHYVGPNPYLETGALVFDFTLTQFTEPLPVEDYVAVISDRYPNLGNETYDSHAHLFARTLSEVGKLQMDLHLFRWGIKPYSDFTRISLQSLHERTTRGVVYFVWDWFEAITRDKEITFEEQISSLQKRFRQSVYGGPTVYTLLRTAFHKGIPAFYLWDEGLTQYGYGKKQVRGIATTFDSDSHVDSDFTTRKDDCKAFLRTLGFPVPKGDIVVTEKEALAVAREIGYPVAVKPVVGHKGIGVTAEVRDEYELESAFDRALKAIPENESTRIIVEKSIIGADFRLLCVNGRFVAATERRPAWVVGDGDSTIEELIREENRKPGRWDTPTSAMAKIQCDEAMEQYLDQQRLSLDSVLEKDRKVYLRKVANLSSGGVSIDATREIHPDNIILAQDIAQHFRLICLGIDVIARNLNESWKSGDFAILEINAAPGILMHLNPAIGESVDVPSSILETFYKSGIDARIPIITFNNISVQELQETIDHILLQHPDWTIGAVCREGVFVNRSEKILNKDYNSNLLTLLRNPKLDLLIAEYKEDVLEKEGMFYYGSNMVVLDNPTETETVLTRDVFEDSTVVIRKGDNISIRRKGLIEEYSLGEHEPFTRVYLKEIGTVL; from the coding sequence ATGGTTCAAGACAGAGTTGCAGAGCCAATCCGCGTTAACGCAAGAAAGACGGATGCGTTCGATATTTTCAACTTTAAGCATTACGTTGGTCCGAATCCCTATTTAGAAACAGGGGCACTAGTATTTGATTTTACTTTGACTCAATTTACAGAACCTCTGCCTGTAGAGGATTATGTTGCAGTCATTAGCGATCGCTATCCAAATTTGGGTAACGAAACCTACGATTCCCATGCCCATCTGTTTGCACGTACTTTATCAGAAGTTGGAAAGCTACAAATGGATTTACACCTCTTCAGATGGGGTATAAAACCGTATTCCGATTTTACGAGGATTAGCTTGCAGTCATTGCACGAACGCACAACACGGGGTGTTGTTTACTTTGTTTGGGATTGGTTTGAAGCCATAACTCGGGACAAAGAAATTACCTTTGAAGAACAAATTTCAAGCCTTCAAAAGCGGTTTCGGCAATCTGTCTATGGTGGACCAACAGTCTACACTCTACTGCGAACAGCTTTCCATAAAGGTATTCCTGCATTCTACTTGTGGGATGAAGGACTTACTCAGTATGGATATGGCAAGAAACAGGTTCGGGGTATAGCCACAACATTTGATAGCGACAGCCACGTCGATTCCGACTTCACAACCCGTAAAGATGACTGTAAAGCTTTTTTAAGAACTTTGGGATTCCCAGTTCCTAAAGGAGATATTGTTGTAACAGAAAAGGAAGCCCTTGCAGTTGCTAGAGAGATTGGTTATCCAGTAGCAGTGAAGCCAGTCGTCGGTCACAAAGGAATTGGAGTCACCGCAGAAGTGCGAGACGAATACGAACTAGAATCCGCTTTCGATCGCGCACTCAAGGCAATTCCAGAAAACGAATCGACACGTATCATTGTTGAAAAAAGCATTATAGGTGCTGATTTTCGCCTGCTGTGTGTCAATGGTAGATTTGTTGCTGCTACGGAACGTCGTCCTGCATGGGTAGTGGGTGACGGTGACTCAACTATTGAAGAATTAATCCGAGAAGAAAACCGAAAACCCGGACGGTGGGACACTCCAACCTCAGCAATGGCTAAAATTCAGTGTGATGAGGCTATGGAACAGTACCTCGACCAGCAGCGCTTGTCACTTGACAGTGTCCTTGAGAAAGACCGTAAAGTTTATCTTCGTAAAGTTGCTAACCTCTCATCAGGAGGAGTTAGCATTGATGCAACGCGTGAAATTCATCCAGACAATATTATTTTGGCGCAAGACATTGCCCAGCACTTCCGACTCATTTGCTTGGGGATCGATGTGATTGCTCGAAATCTTAACGAATCTTGGAAGTCAGGCGACTTTGCCATTTTAGAAATCAACGCCGCGCCAGGGATTTTGATGCATCTTAACCCTGCTATAGGAGAAAGTGTTGATGTTCCTTCATCTATCCTAGAAACTTTTTATAAGTCAGGGATAGATGCCAGAATACCCATAATTACCTTTAACAACATCTCCGTACAGGAACTTCAAGAAACAATAGACCACATTCTTTTACAACATCCTGACTGGACAATCGGTGCTGTTTGTCGGGAGGGGGTTTTCGTCAATCGTTCGGAAAAAATTCTCAATAAAGATTACAACTCCAACCTCCTAACATTGCTACGCAATCCCAAGCTTGATTTGCTGATTGCTGAGTATAAAGAAGACGTTTTAGAGAAGGAAGGGATGTTCTATTACGGAAGTAATATGGTCGTTCTCGATAACCCCACGGAAACTGAGACGGTACTGACACGGGACGTTTTTGAAGACTCCACTGTGGTTATTAGAAAAGGAGATAATATTTCCATCCGGCGCAAGGGATTGATTGAAGAATACTCTTTGGGAGAACATGAACCGTTTACACGGGTTTATTTGAAGGAAATTGGCACAGTTTTGTAA
- a CDS encoding DUF2382 domain-containing protein: MPLYKIADFDPNYRETFGGDDVKALDLYTQGGKRIGSVDDVLVDGEGRFRYLVIDSAYDSSNKKILLPIGLAHIDYNARRVFVDGLSKEQVQSLPEYRSNLTVDYDYEEQVRKAYRPLSSTATHNRDTYNYQQDSALYNLNNQHQETFRLYEERLIANKSRVKTGEVAVGKHIETETARVSVPIEKERVVIERINPTDAGRAVNPSELQFQEGEVARIEIYEETPEIHKEAFVREEVRVKKVVDRDTVEAQETIRREELDIQTEGDLLTNTSEKKLNDRI, from the coding sequence ATGCCTCTTTACAAGATTGCAGACTTCGATCCAAACTACAGAGAGACTTTTGGTGGCGATGATGTTAAAGCTTTAGATCTCTATACCCAAGGTGGAAAGAGAATTGGCTCTGTTGATGATGTGTTGGTAGATGGTGAAGGTCGTTTTCGCTATCTCGTTATAGATAGCGCTTATGATTCTTCTAATAAAAAGATTCTACTACCAATTGGTCTAGCTCACATTGACTACAACGCCAGACGCGTTTTTGTAGATGGACTGAGCAAAGAGCAAGTACAAAGCTTACCTGAATACAGATCCAATTTGACGGTTGATTACGATTACGAAGAACAAGTCCGTAAAGCTTATCGCCCTCTATCCAGTACTGCAACCCACAATCGCGATACTTACAACTACCAACAAGACTCCGCTTTGTACAATTTGAACAACCAACATCAAGAAACATTCAGATTGTATGAAGAACGGTTAATCGCCAACAAGAGCCGCGTTAAAACAGGAGAAGTTGCAGTTGGCAAACATATTGAAACTGAAACAGCAAGAGTTTCAGTACCAATTGAAAAAGAGCGAGTTGTGATTGAGCGCATCAATCCTACAGATGCAGGAAGAGCAGTCAATCCTAGCGAGTTACAGTTCCAAGAAGGAGAAGTTGCACGTATAGAAATCTACGAAGAAACACCCGAGATCCACAAAGAAGCCTTTGTGCGTGAGGAAGTTCGAGTTAAAAAAGTCGTAGATCGCGATACTGTAGAAGCACAAGAAACCATCCGTCGTGAAGAATTAGATATTCAGACAGAGGGAGATTTACTAACGAATACTTCCGAGAAAAAATTAAATGACCGGATTTAA
- a CDS encoding DUF2382 domain-containing protein: protein MNKTMPGIGNKDTSKIARISTLLESLRQKVRKFTIMDRQNQLVGEVQDLIIDVNRQISFVVNTNRNSDEKYQTFLLSSKLVEKIDSQIKCIFLKVKKTEIRLLENPLEKNSQISTMEDNSNTLAGNTQDTSVISNSIVNTNDGNISSVEEIVRLLGERVIVDRSKRKVGEVIVRKQVETRMVQVPIRSEKLIVEQVSPERKQLAEIDLSQGDISADFEFADTDSLHSTDSFDGSLTVSGEFSSPKIASLLLNAIALERNHGCKAVRVTIVVEDEEHQKNYQEWFSRTSKS from the coding sequence ATGAATAAGACAATGCCTGGTATAGGTAATAAAGACACTAGCAAAATTGCCAGAATTAGTACTTTGCTGGAAAGCTTGCGCCAAAAAGTGCGTAAATTTACCATTATGGATAGGCAAAATCAGCTAGTAGGTGAAGTGCAAGATTTAATTATTGATGTCAATCGTCAAATTAGTTTTGTAGTTAATACAAATAGAAATTCAGACGAGAAATATCAAACTTTTTTACTAAGTAGTAAGTTAGTAGAGAAAATTGACTCTCAAATTAAATGTATTTTTTTAAAAGTTAAAAAAACAGAGATAAGATTATTGGAAAACCCTCTAGAGAAAAACAGCCAAATTAGTACAATGGAAGATAATTCAAATACTTTAGCAGGAAATACACAAGATACTTCAGTAATTTCAAATAGTATAGTCAATACAAATGATGGGAATATCTCTTCTGTAGAAGAGATAGTGCGGTTGCTTGGAGAACGCGTAATTGTAGACCGCAGTAAAAGAAAAGTTGGTGAAGTGATCGTTCGCAAGCAAGTAGAAACCCGGATGGTACAGGTACCTATTCGGAGTGAAAAATTGATTGTCGAGCAAGTAAGCCCGGAACGCAAACAACTTGCAGAAATAGATTTAAGCCAAGGAGATATCTCAGCTGATTTTGAGTTTGCTGACACGGATAGCTTGCATTCAACTGATAGTTTTGATGGGAGTTTAACCGTCAGTGGTGAATTTAGTTCTCCTAAAATCGCCAGTTTGCTTTTAAATGCGATCGCTCTTGAACGAAACCATGGCTGTAAGGCGGTAAGAGTCACTATCGTTGTAGAGGACGAAGAACATCAGAAAAACTATCAAGAATGGTTTTCCCGCACTTCAAAAAGTTAA
- a CDS encoding DUF2382 domain-containing protein — MPLYKVSDFDPNYKDTFGGDDIKGMSVYEEGSDQKIGTVNDVLVDDEGRFRYFVVDLGFWIFGKKVLLPIGRARIDYNTNRVYAVGMTREQADNLPEFNERDAIDYDYEERLRNVYRSPVGTKTPLEASAPLETSTPLEASAPLDANYAAGSAANRVAASINQPATTANTTSYDRNTYRYDAEPSLYGMNDRDHQTLRLYEERLIANKRRIKAGEVAIGKHIETETARVAVPIEKERVIVERVTPTDAGRAVNPGEANFREGEVARMEIYEETPDIRKEAVLREEVRVRKVVDRDTVEEQETIRREELDVNAPGLPIDER; from the coding sequence ATGCCTCTTTATAAAGTTTCTGATTTCGATCCAAACTATAAAGACACATTTGGTGGCGATGACATCAAAGGAATGAGTGTCTATGAAGAAGGAAGCGACCAGAAAATTGGTACAGTTAACGATGTTTTAGTTGATGATGAAGGTCGTTTTCGCTACTTTGTTGTTGATTTAGGTTTTTGGATTTTTGGTAAGAAAGTATTGCTTCCTATTGGTCGCGCTCGCATCGATTACAATACAAATCGCGTGTACGCCGTAGGAATGACGAGAGAGCAAGCAGATAATTTGCCAGAGTTCAACGAACGTGACGCTATTGATTACGACTATGAAGAGCGTCTGCGTAACGTTTATCGCAGTCCTGTCGGTACTAAAACTCCTTTAGAAGCATCTGCTCCTCTAGAAACTTCGACTCCTTTGGAAGCATCTGCTCCTCTAGATGCTAATTATGCAGCTGGATCTGCAGCAAATCGAGTAGCAGCCTCAATCAATCAGCCTGCAACTACCGCTAACACCACTAGCTACGATCGCAATACATACCGTTACGATGCTGAGCCATCTTTGTATGGGATGAACGATCGCGATCATCAAACGCTGAGACTATACGAAGAACGATTGATTGCTAATAAGAGACGGATCAAGGCTGGTGAAGTCGCTATTGGCAAACACATTGAAACTGAAACAGCAAGAGTTGCAGTTCCAATAGAGAAAGAGAGAGTTATTGTTGAGCGGGTAACGCCAACAGATGCAGGTAGAGCAGTGAATCCTGGGGAAGCAAACTTCCGTGAAGGCGAAGTTGCTCGTATGGAAATCTACGAAGAAACTCCTGACATCCGTAAGGAAGCTGTCCTGCGCGAAGAAGTTCGAGTTAGAAAAGTTGTAGATCGGGATACTGTAGAAGAACAAGAGACAATTCGTCGCGAAGAACTAGACGTTAACGCTCCCGGTCTCCCAATTGATGAGCGCTAA
- a CDS encoding tetratricopeptide repeat protein, with product MTISIPFDVSFHFDDDLREVPNNPTEMQQALKFLQSQLKDNAIEIKSQIQLLGLIGVYSRILKDFAVAQQALTSAVELSELVGSKQLRTANMIRLAHVYQWQKDYAISEQLLYETIALCQCDSDLTFYLDFAYQHMGKCKFDRHQYEAARGFFEQALSLRNSKGDRSSIESTQFALDAVNRRSLSAG from the coding sequence ATGACGATCTCTATTCCCTTTGACGTGTCATTTCATTTTGATGATGATTTACGTGAGGTTCCAAACAATCCTACTGAAATGCAACAAGCATTGAAATTTCTGCAATCCCAACTTAAGGATAATGCAATTGAAATAAAGAGCCAAATTCAGCTTCTTGGATTAATTGGTGTTTATTCCCGCATATTGAAAGACTTTGCGGTTGCCCAGCAAGCTCTAACTTCAGCTGTTGAGCTATCAGAATTGGTTGGTTCTAAACAGTTGAGAACTGCGAATATGATTCGGTTAGCTCATGTTTATCAATGGCAGAAGGACTACGCGATTAGCGAGCAATTATTGTATGAAACGATTGCTCTTTGCCAGTGCGATTCTGACTTAACATTCTATCTTGATTTTGCATATCAACATATGGGGAAATGCAAATTTGATCGACACCAGTATGAAGCAGCACGGGGTTTTTTTGAACAAGCCCTGTCTCTTCGCAACAGTAAAGGCGATCGGTCTTCGATCGAGTCAACTCAGTTTGCGCTCGACGCTGTCAATCGTCGTAGTTTAAGCGCAGGTTAA